In Oleiharenicola lentus, the following are encoded in one genomic region:
- the yjfF gene encoding galactofuranose ABC transporter, permease protein YjfF, whose protein sequence is MSSLATRFQRQLPLLTTAFIFAALFGVAAFSYEGFFSARTITSLLTDNAFVGIAAVGMTLVIFAGGIDLSVGAVIGFTAIFTATLIEQKHMAPPLAWALGLFAGSGLGAFMGSLIHFFRLPPFLITLAGMFLARGAAFWITTESVGINHELYNRITAYELPLSETGLSASALMLLGMLLLGYFIGHHTRFGRNLLAVGGNEQSALLMGLPVGATKISVYAFNGFCASLAGIVATLYTGSGNPSLGIGLELDAIAIVVIGGTLLTGGRGHIAGTLLGILIFGTIQAAILFDGRLSSWWVRISVGVLLLVFILVQRTLAQQLVARKTVA, encoded by the coding sequence ATGAGTTCGCTCGCCACCCGATTCCAGCGTCAGTTGCCGCTGCTCACCACGGCTTTCATCTTCGCCGCCTTGTTTGGTGTCGCCGCCTTTTCCTATGAGGGCTTTTTCAGTGCCCGCACCATCACGAGTCTGCTGACCGACAACGCCTTTGTGGGCATCGCCGCGGTCGGCATGACGCTGGTCATCTTCGCCGGCGGCATTGACCTGTCGGTGGGTGCGGTCATCGGTTTCACGGCCATCTTCACGGCCACGCTGATCGAGCAGAAACACATGGCACCGCCTCTGGCGTGGGCGCTCGGCCTTTTCGCCGGTTCCGGACTTGGCGCGTTCATGGGTAGCCTGATTCATTTTTTCCGGCTGCCACCGTTTCTCATCACGCTGGCGGGCATGTTTCTCGCGCGCGGCGCGGCGTTCTGGATCACTACCGAGTCCGTTGGCATCAACCACGAGCTCTACAACCGGATCACCGCCTATGAACTGCCTTTGAGTGAAACCGGACTGAGCGCCAGTGCCCTGATGTTGCTCGGCATGCTGTTGTTGGGCTACTTTATCGGCCATCACACACGGTTCGGGCGCAACCTACTCGCCGTCGGCGGCAACGAGCAGTCGGCTCTGCTCATGGGCCTGCCGGTCGGTGCGACCAAAATTTCCGTGTATGCCTTCAACGGCTTCTGTGCCTCGCTGGCCGGCATCGTGGCGACGCTCTACACCGGCTCGGGTAACCCCAGTCTGGGCATTGGCCTGGAACTTGATGCGATCGCCATTGTGGTCATCGGCGGCACGCTCCTCACCGGCGGTCGCGGGCACATCGCCGGCACGTTGCTGGGCATCCTTATCTTCGGCACCATCCAGGCCGCCATCCTGTTCGACGGCCGGTTGAGTTCCTGGTGGGTGCGGATTTCGGTGGGGGTGCTGCTCCTTGTTTTCATTTTGGTGCAACGGACCCTGGCCCAGCAGTTGGTAGCCAGGAAGACGGTGGCCTGA
- the rbfA gene encoding 30S ribosome-binding factor RbfA — protein MSNRLLRVNELMKREISAYLRKRYTSESVAVTITGVDVTGDLREAKVYYAVAGDEAEAERKGKWLRGKLREIREMVAKSVVMRHVPLLTFVHDNAAPRALRIEQLLSEIDRKEKQP, from the coding sequence ATGAGCAACCGACTCCTCCGCGTCAATGAGCTGATGAAGCGCGAAATCAGCGCCTACCTGCGCAAGCGCTACACCAGCGAGTCCGTGGCCGTCACCATCACCGGTGTCGATGTGACGGGCGATCTGCGCGAGGCGAAGGTTTACTACGCCGTGGCGGGTGATGAGGCGGAGGCCGAGCGCAAGGGCAAGTGGTTGCGCGGCAAGCTGCGCGAGATCCGTGAGATGGTCGCCAAGTCCGTTGTCATGCGGCACGTGCCGTTGCTGACTTTCGTCCACGATAACGCCGCCCCCCGGGCGCTGCGCATCGAGCAGCTGCTGTCGGAGATTGATCGCAAGGAGAAGCAGCCGTGA
- the truB gene encoding tRNA pseudouridine(55) synthase TruB → MSFAPVKEMEGVLLVDKPQGLTSHDVVYRLRRKLSMKKIGHAGTLDPMATGVLIMLIGKATRISQYLMSVDKAYEGEATFGVVTDSQDAEGEVLTTVPVPPLTEAQVREVMKGFLGDQYQIPPMHSAIKVDGVPLYKMARKGEEIEREPRFIRVMAFELLTFTPPKLTFRLLCTKGTYVRTVAHDLGQKLGCGAHLSALRRTASGKFGIAQCLTLDEIEALPLPEIEKRLIPVYEAAPRVAQ, encoded by the coding sequence ATGAGCTTCGCTCCCGTCAAGGAAATGGAGGGCGTTCTCCTCGTGGACAAGCCGCAGGGGCTGACCTCGCACGACGTCGTTTATCGGCTGCGGCGCAAGCTCTCGATGAAGAAAATCGGGCATGCCGGCACGCTTGATCCCATGGCGACCGGCGTGCTGATCATGCTCATCGGCAAGGCCACGCGCATCTCGCAATACCTGATGAGCGTGGACAAGGCTTACGAGGGCGAGGCCACGTTCGGGGTGGTCACTGATTCGCAGGACGCCGAGGGCGAGGTCCTGACCACGGTGCCCGTGCCGCCGCTCACCGAGGCGCAGGTCCGCGAGGTCATGAAGGGATTTCTCGGCGACCAATACCAGATTCCGCCCATGCATTCGGCCATCAAGGTCGACGGCGTGCCGCTCTACAAAATGGCGCGCAAGGGCGAGGAGATCGAACGCGAGCCGCGCTTCATCCGCGTGATGGCGTTCGAGCTGCTCACATTCACCCCGCCCAAACTGACCTTCCGCCTGCTCTGCACCAAGGGCACCTACGTGCGCACCGTCGCCCACGATCTCGGCCAGAAGCTCGGTTGCGGCGCGCACCTCTCGGCGCTGCGGCGCACGGCGAGCGGCAAGTTCGGCATCGCCCAGTGCCTGACGCTCGACGAGATCGAGGCTTTGCCTTTGCCGGAGATAGAAAAGCGGCTGATTCCCGTTTACGAAGCGGCGCCGCGCGTGGCCCAGTGA
- a CDS encoding DUF418 domain-containing protein gives MQGANGTPAVPEERLVILDILRGLAVLGMILAHGQKMMAALAPHWPENPAGWAIIHLVAEKDRAIFALLFGVSFAVMMGRIEARHQPVFPVFLRRLAVLYLIGFFVEAFTRFHILREYAFWGVALLFLRTYPTRTLLVVAAICAASFSIRDLADSSYAVLTQGWETARNQEISSQQTWWLSLQQKEQALASPEYVAVVKSRVQHMLGSLISAERLTPGIYLTFFILGLLAIRHRIFTEAVKHRRLILGFMLAGATAWAAAWWLLPLLPEQVITPRIGYRLHTGLGFIDEQFLAFTWIGGITLLLATRPAGAAILAPLGWVGRMALTNYILHAVVIDFACATYGLNLRLNPPLLLLFSAALFLTLAIGSKAWLTHFRYGPVEWIWRCLTYWHWQPIKKG, from the coding sequence ATGCAAGGCGCCAACGGCACACCCGCCGTTCCGGAGGAGCGACTGGTCATCCTGGACATTCTGCGCGGCCTGGCGGTGCTGGGCATGATCCTCGCCCACGGCCAGAAGATGATGGCGGCCCTGGCTCCCCATTGGCCGGAAAATCCCGCGGGCTGGGCGATCATCCATTTGGTGGCAGAGAAGGATCGCGCCATCTTCGCGCTGCTCTTTGGGGTGAGTTTCGCGGTGATGATGGGCCGAATCGAGGCGCGCCACCAGCCGGTGTTCCCGGTGTTTCTGCGCCGACTGGCGGTGCTTTACCTGATCGGATTCTTTGTGGAAGCCTTCACGCGATTCCACATTCTGCGCGAATACGCCTTTTGGGGCGTGGCTCTGCTTTTTCTGAGAACCTATCCCACCCGCACCCTGCTTGTCGTAGCAGCAATCTGCGCAGCTTCGTTCTCCATCCGGGATTTGGCCGACAGCAGTTATGCGGTTCTTACCCAAGGATGGGAGACGGCCAGGAACCAGGAGATTTCCAGCCAGCAGACCTGGTGGCTCTCCCTTCAGCAAAAGGAGCAGGCACTCGCCAGTCCCGAATATGTCGCGGTCGTGAAAAGCCGCGTGCAACACATGCTCGGCAGTCTGATCAGCGCGGAACGACTGACACCCGGCATTTATCTTACGTTCTTCATCCTCGGTCTGCTTGCGATCCGGCACCGTATTTTCACCGAAGCAGTTAAACACCGCCGTCTCATCCTAGGCTTCATGTTGGCAGGAGCGACCGCTTGGGCGGCTGCATGGTGGCTGCTTCCCCTCCTGCCCGAGCAGGTGATCACGCCGCGGATCGGTTACCGGTTGCACACGGGTCTGGGTTTTATCGACGAGCAGTTCCTGGCCTTTACGTGGATCGGGGGCATTACCTTGCTGCTCGCCACGAGACCGGCCGGAGCCGCGATTTTGGCGCCTCTCGGCTGGGTCGGGCGCATGGCACTGACCAATTACATCCTGCACGCCGTGGTGATCGACTTTGCCTGCGCAACCTACGGGTTGAACCTGCGCCTGAATCCGCCTCTGCTGCTGCTGTTCTCCGCGGCGCTGTTCCTGACTCTGGCAATCGGAAGCAAGGCTTGGTTGACTCATTTCCGCTACGGCCCGGTTGAGTGGATCTGGCGATGCCTGACCTATTGGCATTGGCAGCCGATCAAAAAAGGCTGA
- a CDS encoding VPDSG-CTERM sorting domain-containing protein has product MKHRLIAVLVLASLAVNQLHAVQWPPSVPDSGGTIGFLALGLLAVIALRRKLTK; this is encoded by the coding sequence ATGAAACACCGTCTTATCGCCGTCCTCGTCTTGGCATCCCTCGCAGTTAATCAGCTCCATGCGGTGCAATGGCCGCCTTCGGTGCCTGATTCCGGCGGCACCATCGGGTTTCTTGCTCTCGGTCTTCTCGCCGTCATCGCTCTGCGCCGCAAGCTCACCAAATAA
- a CDS encoding ABC transporter permease — protein sequence MSSKPDSIRTANPVRWPLIGLAALVLLNAVFNPAFLKITVLDGNLYGTPIDILVQGSRTMLVALGMTLVIATGGIDLSVGSVVAISGAVCGTLLVGGHGLAVTLAAALAAGLLAGGINGLLIARLGLQPIVATLILMVAGRGVAQLIVDGQVVIIANPTFEYFSNGFFLSLPVSPLLVGAMFVLTHLALRQTAVGLFIEAVGDNEKASRFAGLAAARIKALAYVFCGGCAGLAGILTASNIRAADAYRAGENMELDAIFAVVVGGTALSGGRFLILGTAIGALLIQTLTTTMYNLGVPPAVAPVPKALLIIGVSLLQSDRVGRWLRGLWPKKEAA from the coding sequence ATGAGCAGCAAACCTGACTCAATCCGCACCGCCAATCCCGTGCGTTGGCCCCTCATCGGTCTGGCTGCGCTCGTGCTGCTCAACGCCGTGTTCAATCCGGCTTTCCTAAAGATCACGGTACTGGACGGGAATCTTTATGGCACACCCATCGACATCCTGGTGCAAGGTTCGCGCACGATGCTGGTCGCGCTCGGCATGACGCTCGTCATCGCCACGGGCGGCATTGATCTGTCGGTCGGCTCGGTGGTGGCGATTTCGGGAGCGGTTTGTGGCACTCTGCTGGTGGGGGGGCACGGACTCGCGGTCACGCTGGCCGCGGCGCTGGCCGCGGGATTGCTGGCGGGTGGCATCAACGGATTGCTCATCGCCCGGCTCGGCCTGCAGCCCATCGTGGCGACTCTGATCCTTATGGTCGCGGGTCGCGGTGTGGCCCAGCTGATCGTGGACGGCCAAGTGGTGATTATTGCCAACCCGACCTTCGAATACTTCTCCAACGGATTTTTCCTCTCGCTGCCGGTTTCCCCGCTGCTGGTGGGTGCAATGTTTGTCCTGACACATCTGGCTTTGCGCCAGACCGCGGTCGGCCTGTTCATCGAGGCCGTGGGCGACAATGAGAAGGCCAGCCGCTTCGCCGGTCTGGCCGCCGCGCGGATCAAGGCACTGGCCTACGTTTTCTGCGGCGGTTGCGCGGGCCTCGCCGGTATCCTGACCGCGTCGAACATACGGGCGGCCGATGCCTATCGCGCTGGTGAAAACATGGAGCTGGACGCCATTTTCGCCGTGGTGGTGGGCGGCACGGCCCTGAGCGGCGGACGTTTCCTGATCCTCGGCACGGCGATCGGTGCGCTGTTGATCCAAACCCTGACGACCACCATGTATAACCTTGGCGTGCCTCCCGCGGTGGCTCCGGTGCCCAAGGCCCTGCTCATCATCGGGGTGTCCTTGCTGCAGTCGGATCGGGTTGGCCGGTGGTTGCGCGGCCTCTGGCCGAAGAAGGAGGCGGCATGA
- a CDS encoding sugar ABC transporter ATP-binding protein: MVSALLELRGVGKRFPGVVALSGVDFTVRRGEIHALLGENGAGKSTLIKVLTGVHPADAGEFRLEGRSIAPHTPREAEEVGISTVYQEVNLVSSLSVAENITLGRQPGRAGLLNWRAIRRRAETALARLEMTCDVDAELGSLSVAHQQMVAIARALDTQAKLLILDEPTASLDEREVAELFKVMRKLRDEGMGIIFVTHFLDQVYAVTDRITVLRNGALVGEYATAELPRLALVGKMLGREISATAPAMASVAATQAQAPVLAARNLGRRGSVAPLDLTLHPGEVIGLAGLLGSGRTETVRLVFGIDAADSGEIAIKGAACRIDSPRDAVRLGLAFCSEDRKAEGILPNLSVRENLIVALQGKRGALRRLSREEQEKLCEHYIKALRIKTADAEVPIKNLSGGNQQKVLLARWLATQPAVIILDEPTRGIDIGAKEEIENLIAKLRADGLAVLFISSEIEEVVRTCSRVMVMRERRFTGEVTGDGITTGHLMAMMAGTHEQQT; this comes from the coding sequence ATGGTGTCGGCCCTTCTTGAGCTTCGTGGCGTGGGCAAGCGCTTTCCCGGCGTGGTGGCCCTCTCCGGGGTGGACTTCACCGTGCGCCGGGGCGAAATCCACGCCCTGCTCGGCGAGAACGGCGCCGGCAAATCCACGCTGATCAAGGTTCTCACCGGGGTGCATCCGGCCGACGCAGGCGAGTTCCGCCTCGAAGGCCGGTCCATTGCCCCGCACACCCCGCGCGAAGCCGAGGAGGTTGGCATCAGCACCGTTTACCAGGAGGTCAACCTGGTCTCGTCGCTTTCCGTGGCTGAGAACATCACACTCGGTCGCCAGCCGGGCCGCGCCGGTTTACTGAACTGGCGGGCCATCCGCCGCCGGGCCGAAACGGCGCTGGCGCGGCTGGAGATGACCTGTGACGTCGATGCCGAACTAGGCTCCCTGTCGGTGGCACACCAGCAGATGGTCGCCATTGCGCGCGCCCTCGACACCCAGGCGAAGCTGCTGATCCTCGACGAACCAACCGCCAGTCTCGACGAGCGTGAGGTGGCCGAGCTGTTCAAGGTGATGCGCAAACTTCGCGATGAGGGCATGGGCATCATCTTCGTTACCCATTTTCTCGATCAGGTCTATGCGGTGACCGACCGCATCACCGTCCTGCGCAACGGCGCCCTGGTGGGCGAATATGCGACGGCGGAACTGCCTCGGCTCGCCCTGGTGGGCAAGATGCTCGGACGTGAAATCAGTGCGACCGCTCCGGCAATGGCATCGGTCGCGGCAACCCAGGCGCAGGCGCCGGTTCTGGCGGCCCGCAATTTGGGCCGGCGAGGTTCCGTTGCGCCTCTGGACCTGACCCTGCATCCCGGCGAAGTCATCGGCTTGGCGGGTCTGCTCGGCTCCGGTCGCACGGAGACGGTCCGGCTCGTCTTTGGCATCGACGCGGCTGACTCCGGCGAAATCGCGATCAAGGGGGCCGCTTGCCGGATCGACTCCCCGCGGGACGCCGTGCGGCTGGGGCTGGCCTTCTGTTCGGAGGACCGAAAGGCCGAAGGCATTCTGCCGAATCTCTCGGTGCGCGAGAATCTCATCGTGGCGCTGCAGGGCAAACGCGGCGCGCTCCGCCGCCTCTCGCGTGAGGAACAGGAAAAATTGTGCGAACACTACATCAAGGCGCTGCGGATCAAGACCGCCGATGCCGAGGTGCCGATCAAGAATCTCTCGGGGGGCAACCAGCAGAAGGTCCTGTTGGCGCGCTGGCTCGCCACCCAGCCCGCCGTGATCATCCTCGACGAGCCCACGCGCGGCATCGATATCGGGGCCAAGGAGGAGATTGAAAATCTCATCGCCAAGTTGCGGGCTGACGGCTTGGCCGTCCTGTTCATATCCTCAGAGATCGAGGAGGTGGTGCGCACCTGCTCGCGCGTCATGGTCATGCGCGAGCGACGGTTCACCGGCGAAGTCACCGGCGACGGCATCACGACCGGGCACTTAATGGCCATGATGGCCGGCACCCATGAGCAGCAAACCTGA
- a CDS encoding DHH family phosphoesterase has protein sequence MIHYPRFAARFAVLVSELRGKQVTVIGHQRPDADCIGSQVAVCRVLRTNGVDAVCVNPDKVPRRIKFLVGDTPFFMRDEIAPQGRLAVFTDCADHGRAGDKVREMYPAPIACFDHHISNQGFARFDFVDTASSATAEVLTGLFLDADLEIDRVTAQALYTGIMTDTGQFRFASTSERVFRLCAELVARGADPALAGAELYERESFGKLKLLQHFLGSLKMECGGRVCIGVLPQGIFDSIGASVEDTEGLVDYARSIEGVEIGVLIEERTGTIKASLRGMQSVYRMDTIAAQFGGGGHANAAGLNWPGSLAEFYPRLIAALTQRLNEVDAALQ, from the coding sequence GTGATCCATTACCCGCGATTCGCCGCCCGGTTCGCCGTGCTGGTCTCCGAACTGCGGGGCAAGCAGGTGACCGTGATCGGGCACCAGCGTCCGGATGCGGATTGTATCGGCTCGCAGGTGGCGGTCTGCCGGGTCTTGCGGACCAACGGGGTCGACGCCGTGTGCGTGAATCCCGACAAGGTGCCGCGGCGCATCAAGTTTCTGGTGGGTGATACGCCCTTTTTCATGCGGGATGAAATCGCTCCGCAGGGTCGCTTGGCGGTTTTTACCGACTGCGCCGACCATGGCCGGGCGGGGGATAAAGTCCGCGAGATGTACCCCGCGCCGATCGCCTGCTTTGACCACCACATTTCAAACCAAGGATTTGCCCGCTTTGATTTTGTGGACACCGCTTCCTCCGCCACCGCTGAGGTGCTCACGGGACTTTTTCTCGATGCCGATCTGGAGATCGACCGGGTAACCGCCCAGGCGCTCTACACCGGCATCATGACCGACACCGGCCAATTCAGGTTTGCCTCGACCTCCGAGCGGGTTTTCCGGCTTTGCGCCGAGCTCGTCGCCCGGGGAGCCGACCCGGCGCTGGCCGGGGCCGAGCTCTATGAACGCGAATCCTTCGGCAAACTCAAGCTGCTGCAGCATTTCCTCGGCTCGTTGAAGATGGAGTGTGGCGGCCGGGTCTGCATCGGGGTGCTGCCGCAGGGCATTTTCGACAGCATTGGCGCCAGCGTGGAGGACACCGAAGGTTTGGTAGACTACGCCCGCAGCATCGAGGGCGTGGAGATCGGCGTGCTTATCGAGGAGCGCACGGGCACGATCAAGGCCAGCCTCCGCGGCATGCAGAGCGTTTATCGCATGGACACCATTGCAGCCCAGTTCGGCGGGGGCGGTCACGCCAACGCCGCCGGACTCAACTGGCCCGGCTCGCTCGCCGAATTTTATCCGCGCCTCATCGCCGCCCTCACCCAGCGCCTCAACGAGGTGGACGCCGCCCTGCAATGA
- a CDS encoding ABC transporter substrate-binding protein, translating to MKLHSLFLRAVSCAFALLTASVLSAADKPLKVGFAQTGAESAWRTANSNSMKNEAAKRGIDFKFADGQGKQENQIRAIRSFIAQRVDAIVLAPIVETGWDPVLREAKRAGIPVVLIDRTIQTADESLYACFIGSDFYEEGRMAADWLAKKVNGTGSIVELQGTPGSAPANERRRAFGDAIAKYPGLKIIDSQSGDFRRAGGKEVMEAFLKKHGKAINIVYAHNDDMALGAIQAIEQAGLKPGQDIIIVSIDAIKEAIQAVIDGKINCTVECNPLFGPKVFDTIARMRAGEKVERKSFNKDELFDSTNASAVIASREY from the coding sequence ATGAAACTACACTCCTTGTTCCTTCGCGCAGTCAGCTGCGCGTTCGCCCTGCTCACGGCCTCGGTTCTGTCCGCCGCCGACAAGCCCCTGAAAGTGGGCTTTGCCCAGACGGGTGCCGAAAGCGCCTGGCGCACGGCCAACTCCAACTCGATGAAGAACGAGGCGGCCAAACGAGGCATCGACTTCAAGTTTGCCGACGGCCAAGGCAAACAGGAGAACCAGATCCGCGCCATCCGCTCCTTCATTGCGCAGCGCGTTGACGCCATCGTGCTCGCGCCGATCGTCGAGACGGGCTGGGACCCGGTGCTCCGCGAGGCCAAGCGTGCGGGCATACCGGTCGTGCTGATCGACCGCACCATCCAGACGGCCGATGAGTCGCTTTACGCCTGCTTCATCGGATCGGACTTCTACGAAGAAGGCCGCATGGCCGCCGACTGGCTGGCCAAGAAAGTCAACGGGACCGGCAGCATAGTCGAACTGCAAGGCACTCCGGGCTCCGCGCCGGCCAACGAACGTCGCCGTGCCTTCGGCGATGCCATTGCGAAATACCCCGGCCTGAAGATCATCGACTCGCAGAGCGGAGACTTCCGTCGCGCCGGCGGCAAGGAGGTCATGGAGGCCTTCCTCAAAAAGCACGGCAAGGCGATCAACATCGTCTATGCCCACAACGACGACATGGCGCTGGGTGCGATCCAGGCGATCGAGCAGGCCGGTCTCAAGCCCGGCCAGGACATCATCATCGTCTCTATCGACGCGATCAAGGAGGCCATCCAGGCCGTCATCGACGGCAAAATCAACTGCACCGTCGAGTGCAACCCGCTCTTCGGTCCCAAGGTTTTCGACACCATTGCGCGCATGCGCGCCGGCGAAAAGGTTGAGCGCAAGTCCTTCAACAAAGACGAGCTGTTCGACTCCACCAACGCCTCGGCGGTGATCGCCTCCCGCGAGTATTGA
- the ribF gene encoding riboflavin biosynthesis protein RibF has product MSGLLQCDGLEAAHLPAKPLHLAIGIFDGLHLGHQSVIEAAIHSARRCGGLAGVLTFSPHPSVLLRPESPTRLLMPPAMKRTVLARLGVDVLIEHPFTPAYSAVSADEFVPHLRNHLPNLAAIYVGENWRFGRGRTGDVALLVAEAQKVGLSVFSAPRLNHNGAAISSSRIRELLTKGEITAVNAMLGYTYFTDGVVERGRQLGRTIGFPTLNVAWEPELPPRFGVYAVEVLAGQNRPVKAVANYGLRPTVAQTSRPLLEVHLLEASPLAYGDKVTVNWLHFLRPESKFGSLDELRKQIEKDRRSALDFFAKSAGS; this is encoded by the coding sequence GTGAGCGGCTTGCTCCAGTGTGACGGCTTGGAGGCGGCGCACCTGCCGGCCAAGCCCCTGCATCTGGCCATCGGTATTTTTGACGGGCTCCACCTCGGCCATCAATCTGTGATTGAAGCGGCGATCCATTCGGCGCGGCGGTGCGGCGGACTGGCCGGCGTGCTGACGTTCTCGCCGCATCCCAGTGTGTTGCTGCGGCCCGAAAGCCCCACGCGCCTGCTCATGCCGCCGGCGATGAAGCGGACCGTGCTGGCTCGGCTGGGCGTGGATGTGCTCATTGAGCACCCCTTCACCCCGGCCTACTCAGCCGTATCCGCGGATGAGTTTGTGCCGCATCTGCGGAATCATTTGCCGAATTTGGCGGCCATCTACGTCGGCGAAAATTGGCGCTTCGGACGCGGTCGCACGGGTGATGTCGCCCTGCTCGTGGCGGAGGCGCAAAAAGTTGGTCTGTCGGTTTTCAGCGCCCCGAGGCTCAATCACAATGGTGCCGCCATCAGCAGCTCGCGCATCCGCGAACTGCTCACCAAGGGTGAAATTACCGCCGTGAATGCCATGCTCGGCTATACCTATTTCACCGACGGGGTGGTGGAGCGCGGCCGCCAGCTCGGACGGACGATCGGCTTCCCGACCCTGAATGTGGCGTGGGAGCCCGAATTGCCGCCGCGCTTCGGGGTCTATGCGGTCGAGGTTTTGGCCGGTCAAAATCGCCCGGTTAAGGCGGTCGCCAACTACGGGCTCAGGCCGACCGTGGCGCAGACATCCAGGCCGTTGCTGGAAGTGCATTTGTTGGAGGCCTCGCCGCTTGCTTATGGCGACAAAGTGACCGTCAACTGGCTGCATTTCCTCCGGCCCGAGAGCAAGTTCGGCAGCTTGGACGAGCTTCGCAAGCAGATTGAAAAGGACCGTCGGTCGGCCTTGGACTTCTTCGCCAAATCAGCGGGGAGTTAA